The following proteins are co-located in the Paenibacillus sp. FSL H8-0079 genome:
- a CDS encoding formate/nitrite transporter family protein yields the protein MAAKTPLEVAQYTAQTGMKKAQYPVSSVLVLSFLAGAFIALGFLLDIRVIASAPAEWGSLVNLIGAAVFPVGLIMVLIGGGELLTGNMMAVPLAAIARKLSVGSMVKNLTFVTIGNFLGAIFVAYAFGHVLGLTGEGVYLAKVVDMAGHKLHDGFLQAFISGIGCNWLVALAVWLSYASDTMSGKVLGIWFPTMAFVAIGFQHVVANMFLIPAAIFEGYYSWGQYVMNFIPVWLGNLTGGALFVAAAYWVVYLRQAEPKVKPEVVTSIEPVETEGRVMLSKQA from the coding sequence ATGGCAGCAAAAACACCTCTTGAGGTTGCACAATATACGGCGCAAACAGGCATGAAAAAGGCTCAATACCCGGTATCTTCTGTACTGGTGCTCAGTTTTCTGGCAGGGGCTTTTATCGCGCTGGGTTTTCTACTGGATATTCGGGTGATTGCATCTGCTCCGGCAGAGTGGGGAAGCCTGGTTAATCTGATTGGAGCAGCGGTGTTCCCGGTGGGGCTAATTATGGTTCTCATCGGTGGCGGTGAATTGCTGACAGGGAATATGATGGCTGTTCCGCTCGCTGCGATCGCACGCAAGCTGTCAGTAGGCAGCATGGTGAAGAATCTTACATTCGTAACAATAGGTAATTTTCTTGGAGCAATCTTTGTCGCGTACGCGTTTGGACATGTGCTTGGTCTGACTGGAGAGGGTGTATATCTGGCAAAAGTGGTGGATATGGCTGGGCATAAGCTGCATGATGGCTTCCTACAGGCTTTTATCTCTGGCATCGGCTGTAACTGGCTGGTGGCGCTGGCAGTATGGCTATCTTATGCATCCGATACGATGAGTGGCAAGGTACTGGGTATTTGGTTTCCAACGATGGCGTTTGTGGCCATTGGATTCCAGCACGTTGTGGCCAATATGTTCCTCATTCCGGCGGCAATCTTTGAAGGGTATTATTCGTGGGGACAATATGTGATGAATTTCATTCCGGTGTGGCTCGGCAATCTAACTGGTGGTGCTCTGTTTGTAGCTGCAGCCTATTGGGTGGTGTACCTGCGCCAAGCTGAGCCGAAAGTGAAACCAGAGGTAGTAACGTCGATCGAACCTGTGGAGACGGAGGGTAGAGTGATGTTGAGCAAGCAGGCGTAG
- a CDS encoding response regulator, with amino-acid sequence MYKVLLVDDEFMISDGISSVVNWSRLGTELIGIAQDGLEALALIERQRPDIIISDIRMPGMDGLQLVEAVAEKYQDISFIMLTGFTEFEYAKTAMHYGVKHYLLKPCSEEHLVQAISELVSEKRELTDQEHFVQSIQYNLERVLPHAKEYFLKELVTNRTYGVKEWKYFEELFDVQFQDQRVRLLLVEIEGDHEYLHLFAVKNIAEDIFHNPILSTTVGGHVLLIMEDKLSETQLFHNIDEIRATFTRYYHDDLTIALSEPGDLSQARQLYMQTLVYLNYRFYLGEGSLIMERDIYSPGERILPEFEYDPERMVTAIKAGHWQEVGSELNRMFQLLASLRYDISQTKSYLIQMFMEIIRLSGSTEMKRYMNQLPGMIESSTLHSFQQFLLAVAKEITLRRYEQHRSRQSHMVGSVKQLVEKRYRDETLTLQSIAGEIYMNPDYIGKMFKKETGEKFTNYVLSYRIRRALELLEQDGNYTVSSLAEQTGFGANWPYFSKMFKKYTGFSPSEYKKVP; translated from the coding sequence ATGTACAAGGTTTTGTTGGTCGATGATGAATTTATGATTTCGGACGGGATCTCCAGTGTGGTGAACTGGTCCAGACTGGGAACAGAACTGATCGGCATTGCCCAAGATGGATTGGAAGCGCTTGCTTTAATTGAGCGGCAACGCCCGGATATCATCATCTCGGACATTCGCATGCCGGGAATGGATGGCTTACAACTGGTTGAAGCTGTGGCGGAGAAGTACCAGGATATCTCGTTTATCATGCTCACGGGTTTTACGGAATTCGAATATGCCAAGACGGCCATGCATTATGGGGTGAAGCACTATCTGCTCAAGCCCTGCAGTGAAGAACATCTCGTACAAGCTATTAGTGAATTGGTCAGTGAGAAGCGGGAGTTGACCGATCAGGAACATTTTGTGCAGTCGATCCAATATAATCTGGAGCGTGTACTGCCGCATGCCAAGGAATATTTTCTGAAAGAGCTAGTTACGAACAGAACATACGGGGTCAAGGAATGGAAGTACTTTGAGGAGTTGTTTGATGTACAGTTTCAGGATCAGCGTGTGCGGTTGTTGCTGGTAGAGATTGAGGGAGATCATGAGTATTTGCACTTGTTTGCGGTCAAGAACATTGCCGAGGATATTTTTCACAATCCCATCTTAAGTACCACGGTTGGAGGGCATGTGTTACTAATCATGGAGGACAAGTTGTCTGAAACGCAGTTGTTCCATAATATCGATGAGATTCGTGCGACATTTACCCGATACTATCATGATGATCTCACGATTGCGCTGAGCGAGCCAGGAGACCTTTCGCAGGCACGGCAATTGTACATGCAGACGCTGGTGTATCTCAATTACCGCTTTTACCTCGGTGAGGGCAGTCTTATTATGGAGCGGGATATTTACTCTCCCGGAGAGCGCATTCTTCCTGAATTCGAATACGATCCGGAGCGGATGGTTACTGCAATCAAGGCTGGGCACTGGCAGGAAGTTGGATCAGAGCTTAACCGGATGTTTCAGCTGCTTGCCAGCTTGCGATACGATATATCCCAAACGAAGTCCTACCTTATTCAGATGTTCATGGAAATCATTCGGCTCAGCGGCTCTACCGAGATGAAAAGGTATATGAACCAGTTGCCAGGCATGATTGAATCCAGCACGCTACATTCTTTTCAACAGTTTCTGCTTGCCGTCGCCAAGGAAATTACCCTACGTCGCTACGAACAACACCGCTCAAGACAATCGCATATGGTAGGTAGTGTGAAACAACTGGTAGAGAAACGCTACAGGGACGAGACACTAACACTCCAGTCCATCGCTGGGGAAATATACATGAATCCAGACTACATCGGCAAAATGTTCAAAAAAGAAACCGGTGAGAAATTTACGAACTATGTGTTGAGTTACCGCATCCGTAGAGCATTGGAGCTTCTGGAGCAGGACGGGAACTACACTGTATCCTCGCTTGCCGAACAAACAGGCTTTGGTGCCAACTGGCCGTATTTCAGTAAAATGTTCAAGAAATATACGGGCTTCTCCCCTTCCGAGTATAAAAAAGTACCCTAG
- a CDS encoding MFS transporter, whose amino-acid sequence MRWLDNYPKEVRIFLLASLVNATGSALMWPLTTMYVFDELGRTMANAGFVILIQSLGGIFGQLLGGSLYHRVGVKKLIIGSLALNALGLFALPWISAYWVVFICAMGWIGLFSSLSLPAIQAFIGFRFAERRGELFNIIYVANNIGVAIGTALSGFLADFSYHLSFVLNGVTSAGFAIFFWYYLSRVKPDQGEVHLTKRKTVPDGPGVWALLGNTRLYLFMSLGVLFLLFGNSIWNTGVSPYIISEGMEKRMYGLLWTLNGVLIFVGQPFTSWIKRTMARTSTAQMTASAVFYGMAYIVMITMYSYPGMVLAMVLATFGEMLISPATPAFISEHAGRAAPFYIGISGGIGAVGRVIGPYAMGVMYDKQGLIPVAWLATGTAAIAVLGFVLHAVLNRNREVKEYGMDT is encoded by the coding sequence ATGAGATGGCTGGATAACTATCCAAAAGAAGTGAGAATATTTTTATTAGCAAGTCTGGTTAACGCAACCGGCAGTGCCTTGATGTGGCCGCTGACCACGATGTATGTGTTTGATGAGCTTGGGCGGACGATGGCTAACGCGGGTTTTGTAATCCTCATTCAGTCCCTGGGTGGTATCTTCGGACAACTGCTTGGAGGTTCGTTGTATCATCGGGTGGGCGTGAAGAAGCTGATCATTGGTTCACTGGCGCTTAATGCGTTAGGTTTGTTTGCGTTGCCCTGGATTAGTGCGTATTGGGTCGTATTTATATGTGCGATGGGCTGGATTGGACTGTTCAGTTCATTGTCGCTGCCAGCGATTCAGGCCTTTATTGGCTTTCGGTTTGCGGAGCGACGTGGCGAATTATTCAATATTATCTATGTAGCGAACAATATCGGGGTGGCGATTGGTACGGCGCTGAGTGGTTTCCTGGCTGACTTTTCCTATCACCTCAGCTTTGTGTTGAACGGAGTGACCTCAGCCGGGTTTGCGATTTTCTTCTGGTATTATCTATCGCGAGTCAAACCGGATCAGGGGGAAGTACATCTGACGAAACGCAAAACCGTTCCCGATGGGCCGGGCGTCTGGGCATTGCTGGGCAATACCCGACTATATCTGTTTATGAGCTTGGGCGTACTCTTCCTGTTATTCGGCAACTCCATCTGGAACACAGGTGTGTCCCCGTATATCATCTCTGAGGGTATGGAAAAAAGAATGTACGGTCTGCTCTGGACCCTGAATGGGGTGCTGATCTTTGTGGGTCAACCCTTTACCAGTTGGATAAAACGGACCATGGCCCGTACCTCCACTGCCCAGATGACGGCGAGTGCCGTGTTCTATGGCATGGCCTACATTGTCATGATTACCATGTACAGCTATCCAGGCATGGTGCTCGCAATGGTACTCGCCACGTTTGGAGAGATGTTGATTTCCCCTGCAACGCCTGCGTTTATCTCGGAGCATGCGGGCAGGGCGGCACCTTTTTACATCGGGATATCGGGTGGGATCGGTGCGGTTGGACGGGTTATCGGCCCCTATGCGATGGGGGTCATGTATGACAAACAGGGACTTATTCCTGTAGCGTGGCTGGCAACAGGCACAGCGGCGATTGCGGTACTTGGTTTTGTATTGCACGCAGTGTTGAACCGCAATCGTGAAGTGAAAGAGTATGGAATGGATACGTAA
- a CDS encoding molybdopterin oxidoreductase family protein — MIDQENGVFAAVCPLDCPDTCGLLLHKENGKIVKVAGNPDHPITKGAICNKVRNMTERVYHPERLQYPMKRVGAKGEGKFERMSWDEAIREITTKFTALSETYGPESILPYSFYGNMGILGVDGMDRRFFNALGASVLEQTICNSAGNTGWKYTMGANRGTVPEDTEHADLILVWGGNIVSTNMHQVVLAEKARKKGAKIVVIDVHRNRTAQWGDWFIPLYPGTDSALALGLMHVLFERGLTDEAFMQKYTVGHEALRDHVRSYTPDRVARITGVPEETIVELAELYGNAQAAHIHIGNGLQHHDNGGMNVRSVACLPAITGQWLKQGGGAVRTNSYASTNSDALERPELRQNPEPRVVNMNRIGEALLEAEQPIRAMMVYCSNPLVVAPDTERVERGFAREDLFTVVHDLFMTDTAKYADIVLPATSSFEATDLYTSYWHQYVHLQEPVIAPIGESKSNVELFSLLGQAMGYDPVIFGETPEQMIEDALQGTGNPYMNGVTLEGLKEHRFVKLDMTPHAAYLDQLPTPSGKIELYSETMEQRGLPPLPTYSALVEGYDGENPAGPADTYPLMFLSPPNHNFLNSTFGNSAKHQRLEKMPLLQIHPEDAIRRNLEDGDAVVVWNDRGRIELTAKVSEAMLPGTVISQGLWWDGDGKKQRANSLTSNRLSDMGNGATFFSATVEVKRQ; from the coding sequence ATGATCGATCAGGAGAATGGGGTATTTGCAGCGGTATGCCCGCTCGATTGTCCGGACACTTGTGGTCTGTTGTTACATAAAGAGAACGGTAAAATTGTGAAGGTGGCAGGTAATCCGGACCATCCGATCACCAAGGGTGCCATTTGTAATAAAGTCAGAAATATGACCGAGCGGGTATATCACCCCGAGCGTCTACAATATCCGATGAAACGTGTAGGAGCCAAAGGCGAAGGCAAGTTCGAACGAATGAGTTGGGATGAAGCGATTCGCGAGATTACGACCAAATTCACTGCATTGTCCGAAACCTACGGCCCGGAGAGCATCCTGCCCTACAGCTTTTACGGTAACATGGGCATTCTCGGCGTAGACGGTATGGATCGGCGTTTCTTCAATGCGCTTGGTGCGAGTGTACTGGAGCAGACGATCTGTAACTCTGCTGGAAATACCGGCTGGAAATATACGATGGGCGCCAACCGGGGAACGGTGCCAGAAGATACGGAGCATGCGGATCTCATCCTGGTGTGGGGTGGCAATATCGTCAGTACCAATATGCACCAGGTTGTTTTGGCGGAGAAAGCCCGCAAAAAAGGTGCCAAGATCGTCGTAATCGACGTTCATCGCAATCGTACGGCCCAATGGGGCGACTGGTTTATTCCTCTATATCCGGGCACGGACAGCGCACTGGCGTTGGGCTTGATGCATGTGTTGTTCGAACGGGGCCTAACGGATGAAGCGTTTATGCAAAAGTATACGGTGGGTCATGAGGCACTTCGTGATCATGTCCGAAGTTACACCCCTGACCGCGTTGCACGCATTACGGGCGTGCCGGAGGAGACCATTGTGGAGCTGGCCGAACTATACGGCAACGCACAGGCGGCTCATATTCACATCGGCAACGGCCTCCAGCACCATGATAATGGGGGGATGAACGTGCGTAGCGTTGCATGTCTGCCTGCCATCACAGGGCAATGGCTGAAGCAAGGCGGCGGTGCCGTTCGAACCAACAGCTACGCGAGCACAAATAGCGACGCGCTGGAACGTCCAGAACTGCGGCAGAATCCGGAGCCGCGAGTGGTGAACATGAACCGGATTGGTGAAGCGTTGCTGGAAGCAGAGCAGCCGATCCGGGCCATGATGGTCTACTGCAGCAATCCACTGGTGGTGGCACCGGATACCGAGCGGGTGGAGCGAGGTTTTGCACGGGAGGATCTGTTCACGGTTGTGCATGATCTGTTCATGACGGATACCGCGAAATATGCAGATATCGTATTGCCAGCCACATCTTCCTTTGAAGCAACGGACCTGTACACCTCTTATTGGCATCAGTACGTTCATCTGCAAGAGCCGGTAATTGCACCGATTGGGGAGAGTAAGAGCAATGTGGAACTGTTCTCACTGCTTGGGCAGGCTATGGGGTACGATCCTGTAATCTTCGGAGAAACGCCGGAACAGATGATTGAGGACGCACTTCAGGGCACAGGCAATCCCTACATGAATGGAGTCACGTTGGAGGGACTGAAGGAACATCGATTCGTGAAGCTGGATATGACGCCACATGCTGCATATCTGGATCAGCTGCCCACACCTTCAGGCAAAATTGAATTGTATTCCGAGACGATGGAACAGAGAGGGCTTCCGCCGCTCCCTACCTATAGTGCTCTGGTTGAAGGATATGATGGGGAGAATCCGGCTGGACCTGCCGATACCTATCCATTGATGTTCCTATCGCCGCCAAACCATAATTTCCTGAACTCCACCTTTGGTAATTCAGCCAAACATCAGCGTTTGGAAAAGATGCCTCTATTGCAGATACACCCCGAGGACGCCATCCGTAGAAACCTGGAGGATGGAGATGCAGTGGTCGTATGGAATGATCGTGGACGTATCGAACTTACCGCCAAGGTGAGTGAAGCCATGTTGCCGGGAACCGTCATCAGCCAAGGCTTATGGTGGGATGGTGACGGGAAGAAGCAGCGGGCGAATTCACTGACGTCCAATCGGTTGTCGGACATGGGTAACGGGGCGACCTTCTTCTCGGCCACTGTTGAAGTGAAGCGTCAATGA
- a CDS encoding carbohydrate ABC transporter permease, producing MRQSIGERIFDVFNTLLLLVIMVLCFYPMLYVFNSSISDPDQMLRSRSLMLIPEGFQLGAYKSVFQDTRIYTGYMNTLFYVVVGTAINLLMTSLAAYGLSRGDLMGRKTLMKLITFTMFFGGGMIPTFLLIQNLGMVDTRFALIIPGAISTFYFLIMKTNFEGIPISLIESAKLDGANDFLILFRIVLPLSKPILAVMMLYYAVDHWNDYVGPMLYLRSQELYPIQIIMRDILISSSTEAMGAGADTGFAIGENIKYATIIISTLPIMLVYPFIQRYFVQGALIGAVKQ from the coding sequence ATGAGACAGTCTATAGGGGAACGAATTTTTGATGTATTCAATACACTGCTGCTCTTGGTGATCATGGTTTTATGCTTTTACCCGATGCTGTACGTGTTCAATTCTTCAATCAGCGACCCGGATCAGATGTTGCGTTCCCGGTCACTGATGCTCATTCCTGAAGGCTTCCAGCTGGGAGCGTACAAGTCGGTATTTCAGGATACTCGTATCTATACGGGATATATGAACACTTTGTTCTATGTTGTGGTGGGTACCGCCATCAATCTGCTCATGACTTCGCTGGCTGCCTATGGGTTATCACGTGGTGATCTGATGGGCAGAAAAACGTTGATGAAATTAATTACGTTCACGATGTTTTTCGGCGGGGGCATGATCCCAACTTTTCTGCTCATTCAGAATCTGGGCATGGTGGATACCCGTTTTGCGCTTATTATTCCCGGTGCCATCAGCACCTTCTATTTCCTTATTATGAAAACAAACTTCGAAGGCATTCCGATCAGTCTGATTGAATCGGCGAAGCTTGATGGTGCCAATGACTTTCTGATTTTGTTCCGAATTGTACTGCCTTTGTCAAAACCAATCCTGGCGGTCATGATGCTGTATTATGCGGTTGACCATTGGAATGATTATGTCGGACCGATGCTCTACCTGCGCAGTCAGGAGCTGTATCCAATCCAGATTATTATGCGTGATATTCTGATCAGCAGCAGTACAGAGGCTATGGGTGCGGGCGCCGATACCGGCTTTGCCATTGGGGAGAACATCAAATATGCAACCATCATTATCTCTACCCTGCCGATTATGCTGGTATATCCGTTCATCCAACGTTATTTTGTTCAGGGCGCTCTAATCGGCGCTGTGAAACAATAA
- a CDS encoding ABC transporter permease subunit has protein sequence MELNRSRGIEPGRLKPAGKWSSVKKELVRNRYVYLMLVPVVAYYLIFSYGPMYGLLMAFQESYNPIKGILAGEWVGFDNFTMFFESYYFWRLIKNTLILSFYSIVFGFPAPILLALLLNEVRKKWFRGAVQTISYMPHFISVVVVVGMLKTFSSLDGGLFNVIRDFFDLQPIMFLAEKDMFRPMYILSNIWQGAGWASIIFLAALSGIDPQLYEASKIDGAGRWRQLLHITLPGIMPTIVIMLILRMGAVMNADFQKILLMQTAPTYETSDVISTFVYRSGILEGNYTYSTAIGLFNGVINFALLIIANAISRKLNSTSLW, from the coding sequence ATGGAGCTGAATCGAAGCCGGGGGATTGAACCTGGGCGTTTGAAGCCAGCTGGCAAATGGAGTTCGGTGAAAAAGGAACTTGTCCGCAACAGATACGTCTATCTGATGCTCGTTCCTGTGGTAGCCTACTATCTGATTTTCAGCTATGGGCCAATGTACGGGCTACTGATGGCATTTCAGGAATCCTACAACCCGATCAAAGGAATCTTGGCAGGCGAATGGGTCGGATTTGACAATTTCACCATGTTTTTTGAAAGTTATTATTTCTGGCGACTGATTAAGAACACACTGATTTTAAGTTTTTACAGTATTGTGTTTGGTTTCCCGGCTCCGATTCTACTAGCACTGCTGCTGAATGAAGTCCGGAAGAAGTGGTTCAGAGGTGCAGTACAGACCATCAGTTATATGCCGCATTTTATCTCGGTTGTCGTCGTGGTTGGAATGTTGAAAACGTTCTCATCTCTGGACGGTGGGTTATTTAACGTCATTCGTGACTTTTTCGATCTGCAGCCAATTATGTTTTTGGCGGAAAAAGATATGTTCCGTCCAATGTACATCCTGTCCAACATATGGCAGGGAGCAGGCTGGGCCTCGATTATCTTTTTGGCAGCACTAAGTGGTATTGACCCTCAGTTGTATGAGGCTTCCAAAATTGACGGCGCAGGTCGCTGGAGACAGCTGTTACATATTACACTGCCGGGCATTATGCCAACGATTGTGATCATGTTAATTCTACGTATGGGGGCGGTCATGAACGCGGATTTTCAGAAAATATTGCTGATGCAAACGGCACCGACCTATGAGACATCGGATGTCATATCCACCTTTGTCTATCGATCGGGTATTTTGGAGGGAAACTATACGTATTCAACCGCCATCGGACTATTTAACGGCGTCATTAATTTCGCGCTGCTCATTATCGCGAACGCGATCAGCAGAAAGCTTAACTCAACCAGTCTATGGTAA